From a single Sparus aurata chromosome 13, fSpaAur1.1, whole genome shotgun sequence genomic region:
- the LOC115593993 gene encoding calpain-5-like, with translation MFSSAVPYKNQHYSELKSDCIKDKKLFEDPEFPATSASLYFRKPPPGFVEWKRPGEISNEPHLFVEGISAHDLNQGVVGNCWFVAACSCLALKPDLWKKVIPNHKDQEWDPKHPESYAGIFHFQFWVFGEWVDVVVDDRLPTINGELIYCHSKNNNEFWSALLEKAYAKLAGCYESLEGGNTGDAVVDFSGAVAEAINLEAEAFYKDQEKQDQLFEDLLKVWDRGGIISCSIKADPHEIELKMANGLVKGHAYSVTAVKKVRLGHGLLAYFKNETIPLIRMRNPWGKTEWNRAWSDSSEEWSKVGDTERGNLGITVEDDGEFWMSFTDWCQCFTDADVCRLINTSLISVHKTWHEVVHFGSWTKNAEPLLNRCGGCSNHKRTFLQNPHYLFDVTKEVDEVLISLQQKDIRIQKKIGRGDNLSIGFGVFKVELNRKYRLHDILTQQCVATSTYINARTVFMRVTLSQGRYVIIPTTFEPLTLGDYMLRVFTDVDSDCRELTEDKPRVRCWSSFLGYPQAVSHVYVHEAEGLQNQDSSGGADPYVIIHCEGRSVRSTIKKDTLKPEFATSGVFYRKKPRKPITIEVWNSNAVKDEFMGQVVLSGSVKDPSSPQRLQLRKRGRQQADEMPGFISLRICTSTQLTAI, from the exons ATGTTCTCCTCCGCCGTCCCGTACAAGAACCAGCACTACAGCGAGCTGAAGAGCGACTGCATCAAGGACAAGAAGCTGTTTGAGGATCCAGAGTTCCCTGCCACCAGTGCATCGCTGTACTTCAGGAAACCACCTCCTGGTTTTGTGGAGTGGAAACGACCTGGG GAGATAAGCAATGAACCCCATCTGTTTGTGGAGGGCATCAGTGCCCACGACCTGAACCAGGGAGTTGTGGGAAACTGCTGGTTCGTCGCTGCCTGCTCCTGCCTGGCTTTGAAGCCAGACCTCTGGAAGAAG GTGATTCCGAATCACAAGGATCAGGAGTGGGACCCGAAACACCCGGAGAGCTACGCTGGCATCTTCCACTTTCAGTTCTGGGTGTTCGGGGAGTGGGTGGACGTGGTGGTGGACGACCGGCTGCCTACGATCAACGGAGAGCTCATCTACTGCCACTCGAAGAACAACAACGAGTTCTGGAGTGCCCTGCTGGAGAAGGCCTACGCCAA GCTTGCCGGCTGCTATGAGTCCCTGGAGGGGGGAAACACCGGAGACGCCGTGGTGGATTTCAGCGGGGCCGTGGCCGAAGCCATCAACCTGGAGGCAGAAGCTTTCTACAAGGACCAGGAAAAACAGGACCAGCTGTTTGAGGATCTACTGAAGGTCTGGGACCGTGGAGGGATCATAAGCTGCTCCATTAAG GCAGATCCTCATGAAATCGAGCTCAAGATGGCGAACGGGCTGGTGAAAGGCCACGCGTACTCGGTAACTGCGGTGAAGAAGGTGCGCCTGGGTCACGGGCTGCTGGCCTACTTCAAGAACGAAACCATTCCTCTGATCCGCATGAGGAACCCCTGGGGCAAGACTGAGTGGAATAGAGCCTGGAGTGACAG CTCCGAAGAATGGTCAAAGGTCGGAGACACCGAGCGGGGCAACCTCGGCATCACAGTAGAAGATGACGGGGAGTTCTG GATGTCATTCACAGACTGGTGCCAGTGCTTCACAGACGCAGATGTTTGCCGTCTCATCAACACCTCGCTGATCAGTGTTCACAAGACATGGCACGAGGTCGTGCACTTCGGGAGCTGGACCAAAAACGCAGAGCCGCTGTTGAACCGCTGCGGTGGCTGTTCCAACCACAAGCGGACATTCCTGCAGAACCCACAT TACTTGTTCGATGTTACAAAGGAGGTTGATGAGGTCCTCATCTCCTTGCAACAAAAAGACATTAGgatccaaaaaaaaattggtagAGGAGATAATCTAAGCATTGGCTTTGGTGTTTTCAAG GTGGAACTGAACAGGAAGTATCGGCTGCACGACATCCTGACCCAACAGTGCGTGGCCACGTCCACCTACATCAACGCCCGCACAGTGTTCATGAGGGTCACGCTCTCGCAGGGCCGCTACGTCATCATCCCCACCACCTTCGAGCCTCTGACGCTGGGGGATTACATGCTCCGGGTTTTCACAGACGTGGACTCGGACTGCAG GGAGTTGACGGAGGATAAACCACGAGTAAGATGCTGGAGTTCATTCCTCGGATACCCACAAGCTGTGAGTCACGTCTATGTCCATGAAGCCGAGGGGCTGCAGAACCAGGACAGCTCAGGAG GTGCAGACCCCTATGTGATCATACACTGTGAGGGCCGCTCAGTACGATCCACCATCAAGAAGGACACCTTGAAACCAGAGTTTGCAACCAGCGGCGTCTTCTACAGGAAGAAGCCCAGAAAGCCCATAACCATAGAG GTGTGGAACAGCAACGCGGTGAAGGACGAGTTCATGGGCCAGGTGGTGCTGTCCGGGTCGGTGAAGGACCCGTCTTCCCCTCAGAGGCTCCAGCTGAGGAAACGGGGACGGCAGCAGGCGGATGAGATGCCCGGCTTCATCAGTCTGAGGATCTGCACTTCCACTCAGCTGACCGCCATCTGA